Proteins found in one Drosophila busckii strain San Diego stock center, stock number 13000-0081.31 chromosome 2R, ASM1175060v1, whole genome shotgun sequence genomic segment:
- the LOC108594694 gene encoding LOW QUALITY PROTEIN: serine protease 27 (The sequence of the model RefSeq protein was modified relative to this genomic sequence to represent the inferred CDS: substituted 1 base at 1 genomic stop codon), producing the protein MNLALADSPGTVRLGGGRALAPIIVLLKKLRSLIIVFYXSVIYEFAVNKMSLNRQTIVCIYCLMCCGVLVQIAEARNRPNGILAWLGSILRPTTTTTMRPGMEITSAQAETSTMPSYLMERECSHCRCGFINTLHRIVGGQETRRHQYPWMAVILILERFYCAGSLINDLYVLTAAHCVEGVPHELISIRLLEHNRSDSDADVLQRQVNQVKTHELYNPRSFENDIAVIRLDHPVSFEGHVRPICLSAPSSSFEGELGIVTGWGAKREGDFATDALQEVEVLVLSQDECRNSSYRPTQIKENMICAGYLGEGGKDACSGDSGGPLHVLLDEKPGQYQLAGIVSWGTGCARPDAPGVYTRVSEYLRWIATNTPHACLCTPYADEDEF; encoded by the exons CTATCATTGTTTTACTTAAGAAGCTCAGGTCGCTGAT CATTGTCTTCTACTAATCTGTTAT TTACGAATTTGCGGTCAACAAGATGAGTTTAAATCGCCAGACCATTGTCTGCATCTATTGCTTGATGTGCTGCGGAGTTTTGGTGCAAATAGCAGAGGCACGGAACCGTCCGAATGGTATATTGGCTTGGTTGGGTTCCATACTGCGAcccacgacgacgacgacgatgaggCCTGGAATGGAGATCACTAGTGCTCAAGCGGAAACCAGCACCATGCCCAGTTACCTAATGGAGCGAGAGTGCAGTCATTGTCGCTGTGGCTTCATCAACACCCTGCACCGCATTGTGGGTGGTCAGGAGACGCGACGTCATCAGTATCCCTGGATGGCTGTCATCTTGATACTCGAGCGATTCTACTGCGCTGGCTCACTGATCAACGATCTTTATGTGCTAACCGCTGCTCACTGTGTCGAAGGCGTTCCCCATGAGCTCATCTCTATTCGATTACTCGAGCACAAtcgcagcgacagcgacgccgACGTGCTGCAGCGCCAGGTAAACCAGGTGAAGACCCACGAGCTTTACAATCCGCGCAGCTTTGAAAACGACATCGCTGTGATTCGCCTTGATCATCCTGTCAGCTTCGAAGGACACGTTAGACCCATTTGCCTCTCCGCTCCCAGCAGCAGTTTTGAAGGTGAATTGGGTATCGTCACGGGTTGGGGAGCGAAGCGTGAGGGTGACTTTGCCACAGATGCATTGCAG GAAGTTGAGGTGCTGGTGCTTAGTCAAGACGAATGTCGGAATTCGAGCTACCGCCCCACGCAGATTAAGGAGAATATGATCTGCGCTGGATATCTGGGAGAGGGTGGCAAGGATGCGTGCAGTGGAGATAGCGGAGGACCGTTGCACGTGCTGCTGGACGAGAAGCCCGGGCAGTATCAACTCGCTGGGATTGTCTCTTGGGGCACGGGCTGTGCTCGTCCCGATGCCCCTGGAGTTTATACGCGTGTGAGCGAATATCTGCGTTGGATTGCGACGAATACGCCGCACGCTTGCCTGTGTACGCCGTATGCGGATGAGGATGAGTTTTAG
- the LOC108595006 gene encoding uncharacterized protein LOC108595006, whose product MSSRAQEAESAFAVGVIVQQLDELQQGEQQQLEQQEQQTLPPDSQTGDNEAPLDFLQFLKTLEDAPLPRAAPQTIETQTVHVSGEGLELELRLNTESTLGQLNKHQFTHKLFVATSSELVGFVNWAAQGQLLQVDYLELQEHLSAGQQRIFEQQSVLEFNQQLLRLGFQRVPQSAAQAEQEQRPQLYYQHKQFKQCKPQQLLSMSTPRTKRSLAAAVESPLELARSRFLTLLNYHNDVRLLQEREPSAEQFLPRRGRIGSQRQSTVPLTPALAAKHVNPKDSVLHFESGHVPEYAGFYGQVEPTLINEFFAEYLPRYGSHTLGYKEVVVDASKANGFQQNLPIGIVYSEDEDDELLHPDNPDYIAPPPAAVTAQSEPQLEHTPNDDFELEQVMQELCGVTNETDELKLPSPSKTKGKRKKSLRKILAESDSDELPEQPVEAEAKEAAEPEPSVKAEAIAEALATEETATKPAKDEEHQATVKAPAVKRRRYDLRNSKSRRTR is encoded by the coding sequence ATGAGTTCGAGAGCCCAGGAAGCGGAAAGTGCCTTTGCCGTTGGAGTTATAGTGCAGCAGCTCGATGAACTGCAGCAgggcgagcagcagcagctagagcagcaagagcagcagacgctgccgccagacagccagacaggtGACAATGAAGCGCCCTTGGACTTTTTGCAGTTTCTCAAAACGCTGGAGGACGCGCCGCTGCCCAGAGCAGCGCCGCAGACAATCGAAACGCAAACTGTGCATGTCTCGGGTGAGGgcttggagctggagctgcgaCTGAATACGGAGTCAACGCTGGGGCAACTGAATAAACATCAATTTACACACAAACTGTTTGTGGCCACAAGCAGCGAGCTGGTCGGATTTGTTAATTGGGCAGCGCaggggcagctgctgcaagtggaCTATTTGGAGCTGCAGGAGCATTTGTCGGCTGGACAGCAGCGCATCTTTGAGCAGCAGAGTGTGCTGGAGTtcaatcagcagctgctgcgtctggGATTTCAGCGCGTGCCGCAGTCAGCGGCGCAGGCGGAGCAGGAGCAGCGTCCACAGCTTTACTATCAGCACAAGCAGTTCAAGCAGTgcaagccgcagcagctgctgagcatGAGCACACCCAGAACTAAGCgctctttggctgctgctgtggagtCGCCGCTGGAGCTGGCGCGCAGTCGCTTTCTCACTCTTTTGAACTATCACAACGATGTGCGTTTGTTGCAGGAGCGCGAGCCCAGCGCGGAGCAGTTTCTGCCACGTCGTGGACGCATTGGCAGCCAGCGGCAGTCCACAGTGCCGCTGACGCCAGCACTGGCCGCCAAGCATGTCAATCCCAAGGACTCAGTGCTGCATTTTGAAAGCGGCCATGTGCCGGAGTATGCAGGATTCTATGGCCAGGTGGAGCCCACGCTCATCAACGAATTCTTTGCCGAGTATTTGCCACGCTATGGCAGTCACACCTTGGGCTACAAGGAGGTCGTGGTGGATGCCAGCAAGGCGAATGGTTTTCAACAGAATCTGCCCATTGGCATTGTCTACTCCGAGGATGAAGACGACGAGCTGCTGCATCCGGATAATCCAGACTACATAGCGCCGCCGCCGGCCGCAGTCACTGCTCAATCTGAGCCACAACTGGAGCACACGCCCAACGATGACTTTGAGCTGGAGCAAGTGATGCAAGAGCTTTGTGGCGTCACTAACGAAACGGATGAGCTGAAGCTGCCAAGtccaagcaaaacaaaaggcaagcgCAAAAAGTCACTGCGAAAAATCTTAGCCGAGTCGGACTCCGATGAATTGCCAGAGCAGCCCGTCGAAGCAGAAGCGAAAGAAGCTGCTGAGCCTGAGCCTTCAGTGAAAGCTGAAGCAATTGCTGAGGCACTAGCAACTGAAGAAACTGCTACGAAGCCAGCAAAGGATGAAGAGCACCAAGCTACAGTCAAAGCGCCAGCGGTCAAGCGTCGTCGATACGATCTGCGCAACTCAAAATCAAGGCGCACTCGTTGA